Proteins co-encoded in one Kribbella qitaiheensis genomic window:
- a CDS encoding alpha/beta hydrolase has translation MLPWSAELAGRFEQPVFDSTVLRGNVLGDPHERPVLVYLPPGYDGSEQRYPSIYVAMGYTGHLGMWFNRQPFRQPYPELLDAMFATGDVPPAIVVFVDGWTRLGGSQYLDSPGTGQYQTYLCDEIVPWVDGRYRTLADRDHRAITGKSSGGYAAMVTPMHRPDIFGALATHAGDALFDVAYRPEFAQRARQLRDLYEGSYEKFFADFGSRSGQNSRLDLELLEMYGYASAYSALPDGTVQLPFNELGVVVPEIWERWLANDPVEMAKQPEYGEALRSMRAVWIDAGKQDEYYLDLGATAFRQSVQKAGLPDERVHFELFEGTHGGIEYRYPLAVAWLCRQPAG, from the coding sequence ATGTTGCCCTGGTCCGCGGAACTGGCCGGCCGGTTCGAACAGCCCGTCTTCGACAGCACCGTACTGCGGGGAAACGTGCTCGGGGATCCGCACGAACGTCCGGTCCTGGTCTACCTGCCGCCCGGGTACGACGGGTCGGAGCAGCGGTACCCGTCGATCTATGTGGCGATGGGGTACACCGGGCACCTCGGGATGTGGTTCAACCGGCAGCCCTTCCGGCAGCCGTACCCCGAGTTGCTGGACGCGATGTTCGCGACCGGTGACGTACCGCCGGCGATCGTGGTGTTCGTCGACGGCTGGACCCGATTGGGCGGCAGCCAGTACCTCGACTCCCCCGGCACCGGGCAGTACCAGACCTACCTCTGCGACGAGATCGTGCCGTGGGTGGACGGGCGCTACCGGACGCTTGCCGATCGGGACCACCGCGCGATCACCGGGAAGTCGAGTGGCGGGTACGCCGCGATGGTGACGCCGATGCACCGGCCCGACATCTTCGGCGCACTGGCGACCCACGCCGGAGACGCCTTGTTCGACGTGGCCTACCGGCCTGAGTTCGCGCAGCGCGCCCGCCAACTGCGTGATCTGTACGAAGGGTCGTACGAGAAGTTCTTCGCCGACTTCGGGAGCCGGTCGGGGCAGAACAGCCGGCTCGATCTGGAGTTGCTGGAGATGTACGGCTACGCCTCGGCGTACTCGGCGTTGCCTGACGGGACAGTCCAGCTGCCGTTCAACGAGCTCGGGGTGGTCGTCCCCGAGATCTGGGAGCGGTGGCTGGCGAACGATCCGGTGGAGATGGCCAAGCAGCCTGAGTACGGCGAGGCGTTGCGGTCGATGCGCGCGGTGTGGATCGACGCGGGCAAGCAGGACGAGTACTACCTCGATCTGGGCGCGACCGCCTTCCGGCAGTCCGTCCAGAAGGCCGGCCTACCGGATGAGCGCGTGCACTTCGAGTTGTTCGAGGGGACGCACGGCGGGATCGAGTACCGCTACCCGCTGGCGGTGGCGTGGCTTTGCCGGCAGCCCGCCGGCTAG